One Peromyscus leucopus breed LL Stock chromosome 2, UCI_PerLeu_2.1, whole genome shotgun sequence DNA window includes the following coding sequences:
- the Tmem269 gene encoding transmembrane protein 269 isoform X4, translating into MSDLQASCLTQGNPVCIQVASPVRKKEDKVGEASKECQVTHGQRILSHEQTISQMTELSWKDVINALSLANMVLGLFSIFCSFSRKPHCASWMLLISFLLDMAIGTMTRHLNICHKLGLELNDFAVFTTFGLASALLLGVEGPLNGFLAVIYVLTTSFRLCFYSTGGPSAYKGLPCPYASCVLASTCLLTKGNTFILCCMASLMILFMIDQSCYPHDEILESENWKKVVYMGGVIMLFLSPFSLTAFYCLIWSLSYIFFPDALWGRGICIKL; encoded by the exons ATGTCTGATCTCCAG GCCTCATGCTTGACACAGGGGAACCCTGTCTGCATTCAAGTTGCGTCCCCtgtaagaaaaaaggaagacaagGTAGGCGAAGCCAGTAAAGAATGCCAGGTGACCCACG GTCAGCGCATCTTGAGCCATGAGCAGACCATTTCTCAGATGACTGAACTTTCCTGGAAGGATGTTATTAATGCCTTGTCTCTGGCCAACATGGTCCTGGggctcttctccatcttctgcaGCTTCAGCAG GAAACCCCACTGTGCTTCCTGGATGCTGCTGATCAGCTTCCTGTTAGACATGGCAATAGGGACGATGACCAGACACCTCAACATCTGCCACAAATTGG GACTTGAGCTGAATGATTTTGCTGTCTTCACCACCTTTGGCCTGGCTTCGGCTCTGCTGCTCGGCGTGGAAGGGCCTCTGAATGGGTTCCTGGCCGTCATCTATGTCTTAACAACGTCTTTCCGCCTGTGTTTCTATTCAACTG GAGGTCCCTCTGCATACAAAGGTCTACCCTGCCCCTACGCTTCCTGTGTTTTGGCCTCCACCTGCCTTCTGACTAAGGGCAACACATTTATCCTCTGCTGCATGGCTTCACTCATGATTCTGTTCATGATCGACCAGAGTTGCTACCCACACGATGAGATCCTGGAGTCGGAGAACTGGAAAAAAGTGGTTTATATGGGAG GTGTTATCATGCTGTTCCTCTCCCCGTTCTCACTCACCGCCTTTTACTGCCTCATCTGGTCGCTCTCCTACATCTTCTTCCCAGATGCACTGTGGGGCAGGGGAATTTGTATTAAGCTCTAG
- the Tmem269 gene encoding transmembrane protein 269 isoform X2 produces the protein MRKDKRHHCWRAHVHPHLPLTAAPGLMLDTGEPCLHSSCVPCKKKGRQGQRILSHEQTISQMTELSWKDVINALSLANMVLGLFSIFCSFSRKPHCASWMLLISFLLDMAIGTMTRHLNICHKLGLELNDFAVFTTFGLASALLLGVEGPLNGFLAVIYVLTTSFRLCFYSTGGPSAYKGLPCPYASCVLASTCLLTKGNTFILCCMASLMILFMIDQSCYPHDEILESENWKKVVYMGGVIMLFLSPFSLTAFYCLIWSLSYIFFPDALWGRGICIKL, from the exons ATGAGGAAGGACAAAAGACATCACTGCTGGAGAGCACACGTTCATCCTCACCTGCCACTCACGGCGGCGCCTG GCCTCATGCTTGACACAGGGGAACCCTGTCTGCATTCAAGTTGCGTCCCCtgtaagaaaaaaggaagacaag GTCAGCGCATCTTGAGCCATGAGCAGACCATTTCTCAGATGACTGAACTTTCCTGGAAGGATGTTATTAATGCCTTGTCTCTGGCCAACATGGTCCTGGggctcttctccatcttctgcaGCTTCAGCAG GAAACCCCACTGTGCTTCCTGGATGCTGCTGATCAGCTTCCTGTTAGACATGGCAATAGGGACGATGACCAGACACCTCAACATCTGCCACAAATTGG GACTTGAGCTGAATGATTTTGCTGTCTTCACCACCTTTGGCCTGGCTTCGGCTCTGCTGCTCGGCGTGGAAGGGCCTCTGAATGGGTTCCTGGCCGTCATCTATGTCTTAACAACGTCTTTCCGCCTGTGTTTCTATTCAACTG GAGGTCCCTCTGCATACAAAGGTCTACCCTGCCCCTACGCTTCCTGTGTTTTGGCCTCCACCTGCCTTCTGACTAAGGGCAACACATTTATCCTCTGCTGCATGGCTTCACTCATGATTCTGTTCATGATCGACCAGAGTTGCTACCCACACGATGAGATCCTGGAGTCGGAGAACTGGAAAAAAGTGGTTTATATGGGAG GTGTTATCATGCTGTTCCTCTCCCCGTTCTCACTCACCGCCTTTTACTGCCTCATCTGGTCGCTCTCCTACATCTTCTTCCCAGATGCACTGTGGGGCAGGGGAATTTGTATTAAGCTCTAG
- the LOC114704950 gene encoding small vasohibin-binding protein isoform X2 — translation MDPPGRKEKSKVKEPAFRVEKAKQKSAQQELKQRQRAEIYALNRVMTELEQQQFDEFCKQMQPPGE, via the exons ATGGATCCACCTGGCcggaaagaaaaatccaaagttAAAGAACCTGCCTTCAGAGTGGAGAAGGCTAAGCAGAAATCTGCGCAGCAGGAGCTAAAGCAAAGACAAAGAGCTGAG ATCTACGCTCTCAACAGAGTCATGACggagctggagcagcagcagtTTGATGAGTTCTGTAAGCAAATGCAGCCACCTGGGGAGTGA
- the Tmem269 gene encoding transmembrane protein 269 isoform X5: MPLSRFKGKKKAGLMLDTGEPCLHSSCVPCKKKGRQGQRILSHEQTISQMTELSWKDVINALSLANMVLGLFSIFCSFSRKPHCASWMLLISFLLDMAIGTMTRHLNICHKLAGLELNDFAVFTTFGLASALLLGVEGPLNGFLAVIYVLTTSFRLCFYSTGGPSAYKGLPCPYASCVLASTCLLTKGNTFILCCMASLMILFMIDQSCYPHDEILESENWKKVVYMGGVIMLFLSPFSLTAFYCLIWSLSYIFFPDALWGRGICIKL; encoded by the exons ATGCCTCTATCCAGGTTcaaggggaagaagaaagcag GCCTCATGCTTGACACAGGGGAACCCTGTCTGCATTCAAGTTGCGTCCCCtgtaagaaaaaaggaagacaag GTCAGCGCATCTTGAGCCATGAGCAGACCATTTCTCAGATGACTGAACTTTCCTGGAAGGATGTTATTAATGCCTTGTCTCTGGCCAACATGGTCCTGGggctcttctccatcttctgcaGCTTCAGCAG GAAACCCCACTGTGCTTCCTGGATGCTGCTGATCAGCTTCCTGTTAGACATGGCAATAGGGACGATGACCAGACACCTCAACATCTGCCACAAATTGG CAGGACTTGAGCTGAATGATTTTGCTGTCTTCACCACCTTTGGCCTGGCTTCGGCTCTGCTGCTCGGCGTGGAAGGGCCTCTGAATGGGTTCCTGGCCGTCATCTATGTCTTAACAACGTCTTTCCGCCTGTGTTTCTATTCAACTG GAGGTCCCTCTGCATACAAAGGTCTACCCTGCCCCTACGCTTCCTGTGTTTTGGCCTCCACCTGCCTTCTGACTAAGGGCAACACATTTATCCTCTGCTGCATGGCTTCACTCATGATTCTGTTCATGATCGACCAGAGTTGCTACCCACACGATGAGATCCTGGAGTCGGAGAACTGGAAAAAAGTGGTTTATATGGGAG GTGTTATCATGCTGTTCCTCTCCCCGTTCTCACTCACCGCCTTTTACTGCCTCATCTGGTCGCTCTCCTACATCTTCTTCCCAGATGCACTGTGGGGCAGGGGAATTTGTATTAAGCTCTAG
- the Tmem269 gene encoding transmembrane protein 269 isoform X6, with protein MLDTGEPCLHSSCVPCKKKGRQGQRILSHEQTISQMTELSWKDVINALSLANMVLGLFSIFCSFSRKPHCASWMLLISFLLDMAIGTMTRHLNICHKLAGLELNDFAVFTTFGLASALLLGVEGPLNGFLAVIYVLTTSFRLCFYSTGGPSAYKGLPCPYASCVLASTCLLTKGNTFILCCMASLMILFMIDQSCYPHDEILESENWKKVVYMGGVIMLFLSPFSLTAFYCLIWSLSYIFFPDALWGRGICIKL; from the exons ATGCTTGACACAGGGGAACCCTGTCTGCATTCAAGTTGCGTCCCCtgtaagaaaaaaggaagacaag GTCAGCGCATCTTGAGCCATGAGCAGACCATTTCTCAGATGACTGAACTTTCCTGGAAGGATGTTATTAATGCCTTGTCTCTGGCCAACATGGTCCTGGggctcttctccatcttctgcaGCTTCAGCAG GAAACCCCACTGTGCTTCCTGGATGCTGCTGATCAGCTTCCTGTTAGACATGGCAATAGGGACGATGACCAGACACCTCAACATCTGCCACAAATTGG CAGGACTTGAGCTGAATGATTTTGCTGTCTTCACCACCTTTGGCCTGGCTTCGGCTCTGCTGCTCGGCGTGGAAGGGCCTCTGAATGGGTTCCTGGCCGTCATCTATGTCTTAACAACGTCTTTCCGCCTGTGTTTCTATTCAACTG GAGGTCCCTCTGCATACAAAGGTCTACCCTGCCCCTACGCTTCCTGTGTTTTGGCCTCCACCTGCCTTCTGACTAAGGGCAACACATTTATCCTCTGCTGCATGGCTTCACTCATGATTCTGTTCATGATCGACCAGAGTTGCTACCCACACGATGAGATCCTGGAGTCGGAGAACTGGAAAAAAGTGGTTTATATGGGAG GTGTTATCATGCTGTTCCTCTCCCCGTTCTCACTCACCGCCTTTTACTGCCTCATCTGGTCGCTCTCCTACATCTTCTTCCCAGATGCACTGTGGGGCAGGGGAATTTGTATTAAGCTCTAG
- the LOC114704950 gene encoding small vasohibin-binding protein isoform X1 codes for MTAVPLCRKLKLRSKEETGLGTHSEVRADQEAFRSQAMDPPGRKEKSKVKEPAFRVEKAKQKSAQQELKQRQRAEIYALNRVMTELEQQQFDEFCKQMQPPGE; via the exons ATGACTGCTGTCCCATTGTGCAGGAAACTGAAACTCCGAAGTAAGGAGGAGACTGGACTAGGAACGCACAGCGAG GTCCGAGCTGACCAAGAAGCATTCAGAAGCCAAGCCATGGATCCACCTGGCcggaaagaaaaatccaaagttAAAGAACCTGCCTTCAGAGTGGAGAAGGCTAAGCAGAAATCTGCGCAGCAGGAGCTAAAGCAAAGACAAAGAGCTGAG ATCTACGCTCTCAACAGAGTCATGACggagctggagcagcagcagtTTGATGAGTTCTGTAAGCAAATGCAGCCACCTGGGGAGTGA
- the Tmem269 gene encoding transmembrane protein 269 isoform X1: protein MRKDKRHHCWRAHVHPHLPLTAAPGLMLDTGEPCLHSSCVPCKKKGRQGQRILSHEQTISQMTELSWKDVINALSLANMVLGLFSIFCSFSRKPHCASWMLLISFLLDMAIGTMTRHLNICHKLAGLELNDFAVFTTFGLASALLLGVEGPLNGFLAVIYVLTTSFRLCFYSTGGPSAYKGLPCPYASCVLASTCLLTKGNTFILCCMASLMILFMIDQSCYPHDEILESENWKKVVYMGGVIMLFLSPFSLTAFYCLIWSLSYIFFPDALWGRGICIKL, encoded by the exons ATGAGGAAGGACAAAAGACATCACTGCTGGAGAGCACACGTTCATCCTCACCTGCCACTCACGGCGGCGCCTG GCCTCATGCTTGACACAGGGGAACCCTGTCTGCATTCAAGTTGCGTCCCCtgtaagaaaaaaggaagacaag GTCAGCGCATCTTGAGCCATGAGCAGACCATTTCTCAGATGACTGAACTTTCCTGGAAGGATGTTATTAATGCCTTGTCTCTGGCCAACATGGTCCTGGggctcttctccatcttctgcaGCTTCAGCAG GAAACCCCACTGTGCTTCCTGGATGCTGCTGATCAGCTTCCTGTTAGACATGGCAATAGGGACGATGACCAGACACCTCAACATCTGCCACAAATTGG CAGGACTTGAGCTGAATGATTTTGCTGTCTTCACCACCTTTGGCCTGGCTTCGGCTCTGCTGCTCGGCGTGGAAGGGCCTCTGAATGGGTTCCTGGCCGTCATCTATGTCTTAACAACGTCTTTCCGCCTGTGTTTCTATTCAACTG GAGGTCCCTCTGCATACAAAGGTCTACCCTGCCCCTACGCTTCCTGTGTTTTGGCCTCCACCTGCCTTCTGACTAAGGGCAACACATTTATCCTCTGCTGCATGGCTTCACTCATGATTCTGTTCATGATCGACCAGAGTTGCTACCCACACGATGAGATCCTGGAGTCGGAGAACTGGAAAAAAGTGGTTTATATGGGAG GTGTTATCATGCTGTTCCTCTCCCCGTTCTCACTCACCGCCTTTTACTGCCTCATCTGGTCGCTCTCCTACATCTTCTTCCCAGATGCACTGTGGGGCAGGGGAATTTGTATTAAGCTCTAG
- the Tmem269 gene encoding transmembrane protein 269 isoform X3 has protein sequence MSDLQASCLTQGNPVCIQVASPVRKKEDKVGEASKECQVTHGQRILSHEQTISQMTELSWKDVINALSLANMVLGLFSIFCSFSRKPHCASWMLLISFLLDMAIGTMTRHLNICHKLAGLELNDFAVFTTFGLASALLLGVEGPLNGFLAVIYVLTTSFRLCFYSTGGPSAYKGLPCPYASCVLASTCLLTKGNTFILCCMASLMILFMIDQSCYPHDEILESENWKKVVYMGGVIMLFLSPFSLTAFYCLIWSLSYIFFPDALWGRGICIKL, from the exons ATGTCTGATCTCCAG GCCTCATGCTTGACACAGGGGAACCCTGTCTGCATTCAAGTTGCGTCCCCtgtaagaaaaaaggaagacaagGTAGGCGAAGCCAGTAAAGAATGCCAGGTGACCCACG GTCAGCGCATCTTGAGCCATGAGCAGACCATTTCTCAGATGACTGAACTTTCCTGGAAGGATGTTATTAATGCCTTGTCTCTGGCCAACATGGTCCTGGggctcttctccatcttctgcaGCTTCAGCAG GAAACCCCACTGTGCTTCCTGGATGCTGCTGATCAGCTTCCTGTTAGACATGGCAATAGGGACGATGACCAGACACCTCAACATCTGCCACAAATTGG CAGGACTTGAGCTGAATGATTTTGCTGTCTTCACCACCTTTGGCCTGGCTTCGGCTCTGCTGCTCGGCGTGGAAGGGCCTCTGAATGGGTTCCTGGCCGTCATCTATGTCTTAACAACGTCTTTCCGCCTGTGTTTCTATTCAACTG GAGGTCCCTCTGCATACAAAGGTCTACCCTGCCCCTACGCTTCCTGTGTTTTGGCCTCCACCTGCCTTCTGACTAAGGGCAACACATTTATCCTCTGCTGCATGGCTTCACTCATGATTCTGTTCATGATCGACCAGAGTTGCTACCCACACGATGAGATCCTGGAGTCGGAGAACTGGAAAAAAGTGGTTTATATGGGAG GTGTTATCATGCTGTTCCTCTCCCCGTTCTCACTCACCGCCTTTTACTGCCTCATCTGGTCGCTCTCCTACATCTTCTTCCCAGATGCACTGTGGGGCAGGGGAATTTGTATTAAGCTCTAG